The uncultured Desulfatiglans sp. DNA window TTTTCTTCATACGCTTCGCGTGCTCACCCCCAACGCTTCGCGGCGGGCCCCGGTCCGGCGCATATCAAGGAAATCGAGCATTTGCGCGGAGGCGACCTGGTGGTCGCCCCACAAGCAAACGTGCAGATTGACACCGAGATGGCAAAAAAGTCTCCATCCGGAAATGATTTTCCGGTAGGACTCAGTTTCCAATCCGGAAATGAGGATTTTTGGCCAATATCAAGGAAATCAAGCGTTTGCGCGGAGGCGACCTGCAGGTCGCCGCACAAGCAAACGTGCAGATTGACGCCGAGATTGGCCAAAAAGACCATTTCCGGATGGAAACCAGCCTACCGGATATCCCCGGGCAGGCGCAAGTCAGAAGAGGGCCGCCCCTGGACGCAGCATGCGCTTCGATCGTGCAAATGGCAATGACTTCAGTATTTTGTAGATTTTTATCCCGGAATCAAGTATTCTACTCAATAGGGCTTATTGTCGAACCTGCGAGGTTATCAAATGATGAAAATACTCCTTGTTGGAAGCACAGGGATGCTCGGCACCGCCTGCAGCCGCATTCTTGGGGAAGATCACGCGATCGTCGCTCCGCCGAGCAAGGAACTCGATATGACGAGATGGGACGTGGTAATCGAGACCTTGGACAGGGTCGGTCCTGATATCGTCATCAACTGCGCCGGATATACCGATATGGAAGGATGCGAACGGGATGAAACGCTCGTCCGCAAGATCAACATCGAGGGCCCGAGGAATTTGGCACAAGGCTGCGCGCGCTTCGAGTGTAGGCTTCTTCATTTGTCGTCCGACTGCGTTTTTGACGGCCGTAAAGAAACCCCTCAGCCATATTTTGAAGACGACCCGCCCAACCCTCTCTCGGCCTACGGCAAGAGTAAACTGGACAGCGAAATAGCGGTAAAGGAAAACGTGCCGGCCTACATCATCGTGCGTTCGGGCTGGGTGTATGATTTGACCAGCCGCGGCTTTCTGCG harbors:
- a CDS encoding hypothetical protein (Evidence 5 : Unknown function) produces the protein METESYRKIISGWRLFCHLGVNLHVCLWGDHQVASAQMLDFLDMRRTGARREALGVSTRSV
- a CDS encoding exported hypothetical protein (Evidence 5 : Unknown function), producing MVFLANLGVNLHVCLCGDLQVASAQTLDFLDIGQKSSFPDWKLSPTGKSFPDGDFFAISVSICTFACGATTRSPPRKCSISLICAGPGPAAKRWG
- a CDS encoding putative dTDP-4-dehydrorhamnose reductase (Evidence 3 : Putative function from multiple computational evidences), translated to MMKILLVGSTGMLGTACSRILGEDHAIVAPPSKELDMTRWDVVIETLDRVGPDIVINCAGYTDMEGCERDETLVRKINIEGPRNLAQGCARFECRLLHLSSDCVFDGRKETPQPYFEDDPPNPLSAYGKSKLDSEIAVKENVPAYIIVRSGWVYDLTSRGFLRNVIRQALESPGSVIQVPALEMGAPTWSYRLALQIRELVRSDSHGTYHATAEGCCTRLEYAQAVLDTLGLKAVLEERPPGNFTPPIELPVNRILENRRLKKQGIHVMADWKEDLEIFLNAYGEALMQDIRAEGRGGIAA